The Aerosakkonema funiforme FACHB-1375 genome has a segment encoding these proteins:
- the rpsI gene encoding 30S ribosomal protein S9 — protein sequence MQATETSDRVMYWGTGRRKSAVARVRLVPGNGQILINQKAGDLYLQFNTGFLSAVKAPLETLGLENEYDILVNAHGGGVAGQADAIRLGVARALCQLDPDNRKPLKTEGYLTRDPRAKERKKYGLHKARKAPQYSKR from the coding sequence ATGCAAGCAACTGAAACTAGCGATCGCGTTATGTACTGGGGCACCGGTCGTCGCAAATCTGCTGTAGCTAGAGTGCGCCTCGTTCCCGGTAACGGTCAAATACTAATCAATCAAAAAGCTGGAGATCTTTACCTCCAGTTCAATACAGGTTTCCTTTCCGCCGTTAAAGCTCCCTTAGAAACGCTGGGATTGGAAAATGAATACGATATCCTGGTCAACGCCCACGGTGGCGGAGTGGCGGGACAAGCTGATGCGATTCGTTTGGGAGTAGCTAGAGCTCTGTGTCAATTAGACCCAGATAACCGCAAGCCCCTGAAAACTGAAGGTTATCTCACCCGCGACCCACGGGCGAAAGAACGCAAGAAATACGGTTTGCATAAAGCTCGCAAAGCACCTCAGTACTCCAAGCGTTAA
- the rplM gene encoding 50S ribosomal protein L13, which yields MEKTYLPPQNTSERQWYVVDAANQRLGRLASEIAIVLRGKNKPHYTPHLDTGDFVIVVNAEKVTVTGKKRTQKVYRRNSGRPGGMKTENFAQLQARLPERIIEHAVRGMLPKNSLGRSLFTKLKVYTGPDHPHQAQKPQELKVNTIPGED from the coding sequence ATGGAAAAAACCTATCTACCTCCTCAAAATACCTCAGAGCGCCAGTGGTACGTGGTAGATGCCGCCAATCAGCGCTTGGGAAGACTCGCCAGCGAAATTGCGATAGTTCTGAGAGGAAAAAACAAACCCCACTACACACCTCATCTGGATACAGGTGATTTTGTGATTGTAGTTAACGCCGAGAAGGTCACGGTCACCGGCAAAAAACGCACTCAGAAAGTGTACCGCCGCAATTCCGGCAGACCGGGTGGGATGAAGACGGAAAATTTTGCCCAACTGCAAGCCCGTTTGCCAGAAAGGATTATCGAACACGCTGTACGCGGGATGCTGCCCAAAAATTCTCTAGGCAGAAGCTTGTTTACTAAGCTAAAAGTGTACACTGGCCCCGACCATCCTCACCAAGCACAAAAACCTCAAGAGTTGAAAGTTAACACTATTCCAGGAGAAGATTAA
- the truA gene encoding tRNA pseudouridine(38-40) synthase TruA: MTHPQSQIENLKSSQRVALVIQYLGTHFHGWQRQPKHRSVQEEIEKVLSEIMNRSVTLYGAGRTDSGVHAAAQVAHFEATGTIPPEKWATILNTQLPKDILILASAEVSPTWHARFSASYRRYRYTIYTDRQPNLFVRPFAWHYYYAPLDERAMQAALNPLIGKHDLAAFHRSNSGRAHSWVEVQEAQTYREGPFVYMEVQANGFLYGMVRLLVGLLVQVGRGERSLDNFTNLWVNQLRNEVKYAAPAHGLCLLRVGYPEFPFPPEIWFDKQPKFLFSQ, encoded by the coding sequence ATGACACATCCTCAATCGCAAATCGAAAATCTAAAATCGTCGCAGCGAGTTGCCCTGGTGATTCAATACTTGGGCACTCATTTTCATGGATGGCAACGACAGCCCAAACACCGATCGGTACAGGAAGAAATTGAAAAAGTTCTTTCTGAAATTATGAATAGATCGGTAACGCTGTACGGTGCGGGAAGAACCGATTCTGGGGTTCACGCAGCTGCCCAAGTGGCTCATTTTGAAGCTACGGGTACTATCCCACCAGAAAAGTGGGCGACAATTCTCAATACTCAGCTGCCAAAGGATATATTGATTCTGGCTTCGGCTGAGGTAAGCCCTACTTGGCACGCCCGCTTTTCCGCTAGCTATCGCCGCTATCGTTATACTATCTACACCGATCGCCAACCCAACTTGTTCGTGCGTCCCTTTGCTTGGCATTATTATTATGCGCCGCTGGACGAACGAGCAATGCAAGCAGCCCTCAACCCTTTAATTGGCAAGCACGATTTGGCTGCTTTTCACCGCTCTAATTCCGGTCGGGCTCATTCCTGGGTAGAAGTGCAGGAAGCACAAACATATCGCGAAGGGCCATTCGTTTACATGGAGGTGCAAGCGAATGGATTTTTGTACGGTATGGTAAGGCTGCTGGTGGGATTGCTGGTGCAAGTGGGTCGAGGCGAAAGATCGCTCGATAACTTCACCAATCTTTGGGTTAACCAACTTCGTAACGAAGTAAAGTACGCCGCACCAGCTCATGGGTTGTGTCTGTTGCGCGTAGGTTATCCAGAATTCCCCTTTCCTCCAGAAATCTGGTTCGATAAACAACCCAAATTTTTATTCAGTCAATAG
- the rplQ gene encoding 50S ribosomal protein L17, which yields MRHGRRVPQLGKPADQRRALLRALTTQLLRHGRIQTTKARAKAVRSEADRIITLAKDGTLAARRQAIGYLYDKQLVHALFEQVGERYGNRQGGYTRILRTVRRRGDNAEMAIIELV from the coding sequence ATGCGTCACGGACGTCGTGTTCCTCAACTCGGCAAGCCAGCCGACCAGCGTCGGGCTCTCCTCAGAGCTCTGACAACTCAATTATTGCGTCACGGTCGGATTCAGACCACTAAAGCAAGGGCAAAAGCAGTTCGTTCGGAAGCAGACAGGATAATTACCTTGGCCAAAGATGGCACTCTGGCAGCTCGTCGTCAAGCAATCGGCTATCTTTACGATAAACAGTTGGTTCACGCGCTGTTTGAACAGGTAGGCGAACGCTACGGCAACCGTCAGGGCGGATATACCCGCATCCTCCGCACCGTCAGACGCCGAGGGGATAATGCGGAAATGGCAATTATCGAACTGGTCTGA
- a CDS encoding DNA-directed RNA polymerase subunit alpha: MAQFQIECVESNIEKNRGQYSKFVLEPLERGQGTTVGNALRRVLLSNLPGTAVTAVRIAGVNHEFATIPGVREDVLEILLNMKEIVFKSHDSQPQIGRLVATGAGTVTASQFDLPSQVEVVDPSQYVATLAAGAKLEMEFRLETGKGYRSVDRGHDEAAALDFLQIDAIFMPVRKVNYSVEEIRGDGAAEKDRLLMEIWTNGSISPQEALSQAAGILVDLFNPLTNMNLQPIDTDKSDDEDPTSQIPIEELQLSVRAYNCLKRAQINSVADLLDYTQEDLLEIKNFGQKSAEEVIEALQRRLGITLPAEKSAKSNG; encoded by the coding sequence GTGGCGCAATTTCAAATTGAATGTGTCGAGTCTAACATCGAGAAAAATCGCGGTCAATACAGCAAATTTGTCCTAGAGCCACTGGAACGGGGGCAAGGAACGACAGTTGGCAACGCATTGCGACGAGTACTGCTATCTAACCTGCCGGGGACAGCAGTTACTGCCGTCCGCATTGCCGGAGTCAATCACGAATTTGCCACGATTCCAGGAGTGCGGGAGGATGTGCTGGAGATCCTGCTCAACATGAAAGAAATAGTTTTCAAAAGCCATGACTCCCAACCGCAGATAGGCCGATTAGTAGCCACCGGAGCGGGTACGGTAACGGCGTCACAATTCGATTTGCCTTCTCAGGTGGAAGTAGTCGATCCAAGTCAGTACGTAGCCACATTGGCAGCAGGGGCTAAGCTGGAAATGGAATTCCGCCTGGAAACAGGTAAGGGTTATAGATCGGTCGATCGCGGGCACGATGAAGCAGCTGCTTTAGACTTTCTCCAGATTGACGCCATTTTTATGCCGGTTCGCAAAGTCAACTACAGCGTAGAAGAAATTCGCGGTGATGGTGCGGCAGAAAAAGACCGACTGCTCATGGAAATCTGGACGAATGGCAGTATTTCACCCCAAGAAGCACTATCGCAAGCAGCGGGTATCCTAGTGGATTTGTTCAACCCGCTGACAAACATGAATCTGCAACCCATAGACACAGATAAATCAGACGACGAAGACCCCACCAGCCAGATTCCGATCGAGGAATTGCAACTATCGGTGCGGGCTTATAACTGTCTGAAGCGGGCTCAGATTAACTCAGTAGCCGACTTGTTGGATTACACGCAAGAAGACTTACTGGAAATCAAAAACTTCGGTCAGAAGTCTGCGGAAGAAGTAATCGAAGCTTTACAGCGACGATTGGGAATCACATTGCCAGCAGAAAAGTCTGCCAAATCAAACGGATGA
- the rpsK gene encoding 30S ribosomal protein S11: MAQRQTTRKTGAKKQKRNVPNGVAYIQSTFNNTIVTIGDQNGDVISWASAGSSGFKGAKKGTPFAAQTAAEGAARRAIDQGMRQIEVMVSGPGAGRETAIRALQGAGLEITLIRDITPIPHNGCRPPKRRRV; encoded by the coding sequence ATGGCGCAACGACAAACAACCAGAAAAACAGGTGCAAAAAAGCAAAAGCGAAACGTACCCAACGGGGTAGCCTACATCCAGTCAACGTTCAACAACACTATTGTCACGATCGGCGATCAGAATGGAGATGTAATCTCTTGGGCATCAGCAGGTTCTAGTGGCTTTAAAGGTGCAAAAAAAGGCACACCCTTTGCAGCTCAAACAGCTGCTGAAGGAGCCGCTCGCCGAGCGATCGACCAGGGAATGCGGCAGATAGAAGTAATGGTGAGCGGCCCGGGAGCAGGCCGCGAAACCGCGATTCGAGCGCTTCAGGGTGCTGGACTGGAAATTACGTTGATTCGCGATATTACTCCGATTCCCCATAACGGCTGCCGCCCACCCAAACGTCGCCGCGTTTAG
- the rpsM gene encoding 30S ribosomal protein S13: MARIAGVDLPRDKRVEIGLTYIYGIGLTRSKEILAATNINPDTRVKDLSDAEVAALRSAVETNYQVEGDLRRLEAMNIKRLIDIGTYRGRRHRQGLPVRGQRTRTNARTRRGRRQTVAGKKKAPAKK; encoded by the coding sequence GTGGCAAGGATTGCCGGGGTAGACCTTCCGCGCGATAAGCGCGTCGAAATCGGTCTGACATACATTTACGGAATCGGTCTAACGCGGTCTAAGGAAATTTTAGCCGCGACCAACATTAATCCGGACACTCGTGTTAAAGATCTCAGCGATGCCGAAGTAGCAGCATTGCGATCGGCAGTCGAAACCAACTACCAGGTGGAAGGCGATCTGAGGCGTTTGGAGGCGATGAATATCAAGCGCCTGATCGACATCGGTACATACCGAGGTCGCCGCCATCGTCAGGGGCTTCCAGTCAGAGGTCAAAGAACTCGTACTAATGCTCGCACTCGTCGCGGTAGACGTCAAACCGTGGCAGGTAAGAAAAAGGCACCTGCGAAGAAGTAA
- the rpmJ gene encoding 50S ribosomal protein L36, whose product MKVRASVRKMCEKCRVIRRRGRVMVICSNPKHKQRQG is encoded by the coding sequence ATGAAAGTTCGAGCATCAGTTCGGAAAATGTGTGAAAAATGCCGCGTCATCCGCAGACGGGGCAGAGTTATGGTTATCTGCTCTAACCCTAAGCACAAGCAACGCCAGGGTTAG
- the infA gene encoding translation initiation factor IF-1: MSKQDLIEMEGTVTESLPNAMFRVELDNGFNVLAHISGKIRRNNIKILPGDRVKVELTPYDLTKGRITYRGAYSPKAKSAPLRKKQIVETRPN, from the coding sequence CTGTCTAAGCAAGATTTGATTGAAATGGAAGGTACTGTTACCGAGTCTCTTCCTAATGCTATGTTCCGCGTTGAGCTGGATAACGGGTTTAACGTACTGGCTCACATCTCTGGCAAAATTCGTCGCAATAACATCAAGATATTGCCGGGCGATCGCGTAAAGGTAGAACTAACCCCTTACGATTTGACCAAGGGACGGATTACTTATCGCGGCGCTTACTCACCTAAAGCAAAAAGCGCACCTTTAAGGAAAAAGCAAATTGTCGAAACAAGACCTAATTGA
- a CDS encoding adenylate kinase, producing the protein MTRLIFLGPPGAGKGTQAKKLADSCAIPHISTGDILRNEVAQGTPLGTKAKSYQERGELVPDSLILDMMRERLNQSDTQDGWILDGFPRNVTQAGFLDELLEQLKQKCDRVVNLEVPDEVLVRRLLGRGRPDDTEEVIRRRLEVYREQTAPLIDYYRDRQQLVSIEGDRTMTEVTTEIKKAIDL; encoded by the coding sequence GTGACGCGATTGATTTTTCTGGGCCCGCCCGGTGCAGGTAAGGGAACTCAGGCTAAGAAGCTGGCCGATTCGTGTGCTATTCCCCATATCTCGACGGGTGATATTTTAAGAAATGAGGTAGCGCAAGGCACTCCTCTGGGCACTAAAGCTAAGTCTTACCAAGAACGAGGCGAGTTGGTTCCGGATAGCTTGATTCTGGATATGATGCGAGAGCGGCTGAATCAAAGCGATACTCAGGATGGTTGGATTCTAGATGGCTTTCCGCGCAATGTCACCCAAGCCGGCTTTTTGGATGAACTGCTCGAGCAACTGAAGCAGAAGTGCGATCGCGTAGTCAACTTGGAAGTACCGGATGAAGTGTTGGTGCGCCGTCTGCTGGGGCGCGGACGTCCTGACGATACAGAGGAAGTGATTCGTCGTCGGCTGGAAGTTTATCGGGAACAAACTGCTCCGTTGATCGATTATTATCGAGATCGCCAGCAACTGGTGTCTATTGAGGGCGATCGCACGATGACAGAGGTCACCACCGAAATTAAGAAAGCGATCGATCTGTAG
- the secY gene encoding preprotein translocase subunit SecY: MISRDKTPTAQETFAQMAQAAGLRGRLLVTIGLLILVRLGVFLPVPGINIQAFKDQVQNSPLIGLLDLFSGGGIVALGIFALGILPYINASIIMQLLTAALPSLENLQKNEGEAGRRKISQITRYVALGWAVIQSIGISIWVAPFAETANPGFFFYAKTVIALTAGSMFVMWVSELITERGVGNGASLLIFLNIVAVIPKSFGATLALAQDAAGRADGREIVGKVIILLVVFLVMIVGIVFVQEGTRKIPIVSARRQVGRKLYLERSSYLPLRLNQGGVMPIIFASAVLFLPASLANLFPNETLNKIANTYLHPGSLIYVGAYLFLILFFSYFYASLIVNPVDLAQNLKKMGSSIPGIRPGKATSEYVERVLNRLTLLGAIFLGAVAIIPTVVESATNLGTFRGLGATSLLILVGVAIDTSKQIQTYVISQRYEGMVKQE, encoded by the coding sequence ATGATCAGTCGAGATAAAACCCCAACGGCTCAAGAAACTTTTGCCCAAATGGCACAAGCAGCCGGACTCAGAGGCCGGCTGCTTGTGACAATTGGCTTGCTTATTTTGGTGCGCCTGGGAGTATTTTTGCCTGTACCGGGAATAAACATACAGGCGTTTAAAGATCAGGTTCAAAACAGTCCTTTAATAGGTTTGTTGGATCTTTTCTCTGGCGGCGGTATAGTGGCTTTGGGAATTTTTGCCCTGGGAATCTTGCCCTACATTAATGCTTCGATTATTATGCAGCTGCTGACAGCAGCACTGCCCAGCTTGGAAAATTTGCAGAAAAATGAAGGCGAAGCAGGGCGACGGAAGATTTCTCAGATTACTCGCTATGTAGCTTTGGGATGGGCGGTAATTCAAAGTATCGGTATTTCTATTTGGGTTGCTCCTTTTGCAGAAACTGCCAATCCGGGGTTTTTCTTCTATGCCAAAACGGTGATAGCACTGACAGCGGGTTCCATGTTTGTGATGTGGGTGTCCGAGCTGATCACCGAACGAGGCGTTGGTAACGGTGCTTCCCTTTTGATTTTCCTCAACATTGTGGCGGTTATACCCAAGTCTTTCGGGGCTACGTTGGCATTAGCTCAAGATGCGGCTGGGCGGGCTGATGGCCGAGAAATTGTCGGTAAGGTAATTATTTTGCTGGTGGTTTTCCTGGTCATGATTGTCGGTATTGTTTTCGTACAGGAAGGAACCCGCAAAATTCCCATCGTTTCCGCACGTCGCCAAGTAGGACGTAAGCTGTATTTGGAAAGAAGCAGCTATTTGCCTTTGCGATTGAATCAGGGTGGTGTGATGCCGATTATCTTTGCATCTGCTGTCCTGTTTCTACCAGCTTCTTTGGCAAATTTATTCCCAAATGAGACTTTGAATAAAATCGCCAATACCTATCTCCACCCTGGCAGTCTTATTTATGTGGGGGCTTATCTGTTCCTAATTCTTTTCTTTAGCTATTTCTATGCTTCTCTGATCGTCAATCCTGTGGATCTGGCACAGAATCTCAAGAAAATGGGCTCTAGCATTCCGGGTATTCGTCCCGGTAAAGCTACCAGCGAGTATGTGGAACGGGTTTTAAACAGACTAACTCTTTTGGGAGCTATTTTCCTGGGCGCAGTGGCAATTATCCCAACGGTAGTCGAAAGTGCTACCAATTTGGGAACGTTCAGGGGACTGGGAGCAACTTCTCTGTTGATTCTTGTTGGTGTAGCAATTGATACGTCGAAACAAATTCAAACTTACGTGATCTCCCAGCGATACGAAGGAATGGTGAAACAAGAGTGA